Proteins co-encoded in one Ciconia boyciana chromosome 14, ASM3463844v1, whole genome shotgun sequence genomic window:
- the SRSF6 gene encoding serine/arginine-rich splicing factor 6 — translation MPRVYIGRLSYHVREKDIQRFFSGYGRLLEVDLKNGYGFVEFEDSRDADDAVYELNGKDLCGERVIVEHARGPRRDRDGYSYSSRSGGGGGYSSRRQSGRDKYGPPVRTEYRLIVENLSSRCSWQDLKDFMRQAGEVTYADAHKERTNEGVIEFRSYSDMKRALDKLDGTEINGRKIRLVEDKPRSSHRRSYSGSRSRSRSRRRSRSRSRRSRSSRSRSRSVSKSRSRSKSRSRSKDRSRSRSKSRKSRSKSKSKPKSDRGSRSHSRSKEKSEKSRSRSRSRSRSPKENGKGDAKSKSRSRSRSRSNSPQQQPSAKARSESPPKRAASRSRSRSRSKSRSRSRSSSRD, via the exons ATGCCGCGCGTCTATATCGGCCGCCTGAGCTACCACGTCCGGGAGAAGGACATCCAGCGCTTCTTCAGCGGCTATGGCCGCCTGCTCGAGGTCGACCTCAAAAACGG TTACGGCTTCGTGGAGTTCGAGGACTCCCGCGACGCCGACGATGCCGTTTACGAGCTGAACGGCAAGGATCTGTGCGGGGAGCGCGTGATCGTGGAGCacgcccgcggcccccgccgcgaCAGGGACGGGTACAGCTACAGTAGTCGCA GTGGGGGTGGTGGCGGATATAGCAGTCGGAGACAATCTGGAAGAGATAAATACGGACCGCCTGTTCGTACAGAGTACAGACTGATTGTTGAAAACCTTTCCAGTCGCTGTAGTTGGCAGGATTTGAAA GATTTCATGAGGCAAGCTGGTGAGGTAACCTATGCAGATGCTCACAAAGAACGTACAAATGAAGGAGTGATAGAGTTCCGATCTTACTCGGACATGAAGCGTGCCCTGGACAAACTGGATGGCACAGAGATAAATGGAAGGAAGATCAGGCTGGTTGAAGACAAGCCACGGTCAAGCCATAGGCGATCTTACTCTGGCAGCAGGTCAAG gTCACGATCTAGAAGACGGTCTAGAAGCAGAAGTCGTAGGAGTAGGAGCAGCCGCAGCAGGTCCCGTAGTGTCTCCAAAAGCCGCTCGCG GTCTAAATCCAGGTCACGAAGCAAAGACCGCTCACGTTCCAGATCTAAAAGCAGGAAGTCTAGATCAAAGAGCAAATCGAAGCCCAAGTCTGACAGGGGTTCACGCTCTCACAGCAGATCCAAGGAGAAGTCTGAGAAGTCTCGGTCCAGATCCAGGTCCAGGTCTCGATCTCCCAAAGAAAATGGTAAAGGAGACGCTAAGTCTAAGTCCAGGTCAAGGAGTAGGTCTCGTTCCAATTCTCCGCAGCAGCAGCCATCTGCCAAGGCTCGTTCAGAGTCACCACCCAAAAGAGCTGCATCGAGGTCCCGCTCCAGATCTCGTTCAAAATCTCGCTCACGATCAAGATCTAGTTCAAGAGATTAA